Proteins found in one Paralichthys olivaceus isolate ysfri-2021 chromosome 19, ASM2471397v2, whole genome shotgun sequence genomic segment:
- the il20ra gene encoding interleukin-20 receptor subunit alpha, with protein MWTLLFLLYLGTLDFTVSSSPPSPVNVVFSSVNLRNVLHWSPGNGTSEDTLFTVQYAIYGDIVEGSKRRQVNWRPVSQCTDIVRSWCDLSNETLDQEQGYHARVHALGSRASSKWVVTLRRFDPKLDTTLGPPLVSVEIEGNKAIITLKGPMRYQPNNHTPVISMATIYSQMSYKLSIHNVQRNQTLYFPVQSHLYKHQVMHQTEYCFSAKTRLLSIPMQCQSSAWHCITTPQDPVTVHLLRVIWGIVVPSLCICVLMVVGYFLHSYLMGKGQKKPDTLKTLSFHPPLPLPPESANLLVISVIKYESDTDSAISDTACYKKKMADLPVSYSLQRPEAPLEPDDLSVDYGFVGMAPQIKVDGEEEAGDQRQDRDDGNNLLTAHQICTPGESHDEKEWRVEDGHSAGVESYLSQTHIPTHSQTHAHTEMSTLVQARAWSQSKSLLLSQIQGSLLSDQGGTYEDKECPGSFVNKTPQTGLLHVPLNPQTRMKLETGEKKEEKARVRRNGKIDGAAEEGSQSETVALLSAYASQNMVHVPISLTDQSDFLPNEYGFLSVSTAHNIVEDEEEEEEEGEEEEGNICIKWDPKTRKFVFPEVASGGLMWAEEESENRMGGEEAYVAKGELKLENVFIRQASEEEAEALREEERGGESGRDGADGVLSKWNLVISMDQ; from the exons ATGTGGACACTGTTGTTTCTTCTCTACCTGGGGACTCTGGACTTTACAG tgtcctcctctcctcccagcCCCGTTAACGTCGTCTTCTCCTCAGTGAATCTCAGGAATGTTCTGCACTGGTCTCCAGGAAACGGCAcatctgaggacacactcttcACTGTGCAGTATGCCAT CTACGGGGACATTGTGGAGGGAAGTAAAAGAAGACAGGTGAACTGGAGGCCTGTGTCGCAGTGTACGGACATAGTGCGTAGCTGGTGTGACCTGAGCAATGAGACGTTGGATCAGGAGCAAGGATACCACGCCAGAGTCCATGCTTTGGGCAGCAGAGCATCTTCCAAATGGGTCGTGACACTGAGGAGATTTGATCCAAAGTTGGACA CTACTCTGGGTCCACCACTGGTTTCTGTGGAAATAGAGGGCAATAAGGCCATCATCACTCTGAAAGGACCAATGAGATATCAACCTAACAACCACACCCCAGTGATTTCTATGGCAACAATATACTCCCAGATGAGTTACAAACTCTCCATCCACAATGTCCAGCGCAACCAGACA ctTTATTTCCCAGTGCAGTCTCATCTGTACAAACATCAAGTGATGCATCAAACAGAGTACTGCTTCTCTGCCAAGACCAGATTGCTCTCCATACCGATGCAGTGTCAGTCCTCAGCCTGGCATTGCATCACCACGCCTCAAG ACCCTGTGACTGTCCATCTGCTGAGGGTGATTTGGGGTATCGTTGTTCCAtctttgtgcatttgtgtgctAATGGTGGTTGGCTACTTCCTTCATAGCTACCTGATGGGGAAAGGACAGAAGAAACCAGATACACTG AAAACATTATCTTTTCACCCTCCACTGCCTTTGCCTCCTGAGAGTGCCAACCTCCTTGTCATCAGTGTCATCAAATATGAGTCAGACACGGACAGCGCCATATCAGACACAGCATGCTACAAGAAGAAGATGGCAGATCTACCAGTAAGTTACTCCCTCCAGAGGCCCGAAGCACCGCTGGAGCCCGATGATCTTTCGGTCGACTATGGATTTGTTGGGATGGCTCCTCAAATCAAAGTCGACGgagaagaggaagctggagatcAGAGGCAGGACAGAGATGATGGGAATAATCTGCTCACTGCACACCAGATATGCACACCAGGAGAAAGTCATGATGAGAAAGAGTGGAGAGTTGAGGATGGTCACTCTGCTGGAGTGGAGTCCTacctttcacaaacacacataccgACACACTCGCAGACACATGCGCATACAGAGATGAGCACACTAGTACAGGCGCGGGCTTGGTCACAGTCGAAATCCCTTTTACTGTCCCAAATTCAGGGATCCTTACTGTCTGATCAGGGAGGAACTTACGAAGACAAAGAGTGTCCAGGTTCATTTGTGAATAAAACTCCACAAACCGGTCTCCTCCATGTTCCTTTAAATCCACAAACAAGGATGAAGTTAGAAACTGgcgagaagaaagaagaaaaagccaGAGTGAGAAGAAATGGAAAGATagatggagctgcagaggaaggtAGTCAGAGCGAGACAGTGGCCCTTCTTTCTGCTTATGCATCCCAGAACATGGTACATGTGCCCATCTCCCTCACCGACCAATCAGATTTCTTACCAAATGAATATGGTTTTTTGAGTGTTTCTACAGCTCACAATATAgtggaagatgaggaggaggaggaagaggaaggggaggaggaggagggaaatatttgtattaaatgGGACCCTAAAACCAGGAAATTTGTGTTTCCAGAGGTGGCGTCGGGTGGGTTGATGTGGGCggaggaagagagtgagaacAGGATGGGGGGAGAGGAGGCGTACGTAGCAAAGGGGGAGCTGAAGTTGGAGAATGTGTTTATCAGACAAGCGTCTGAAGAAGAGGCAGAGgcactgagagaggaggagaggggtggggaATCAGGGCGGGATGGGGCGGATGGAGTTTTGTCCAAATGGAACTTGGTAATCTCAATGGATCAGTAG